In one window of Lampris incognitus isolate fLamInc1 chromosome 3, fLamInc1.hap2, whole genome shotgun sequence DNA:
- the lsm4 gene encoding U6 snRNA-associated Sm-like protein LSm4: MLPLSLLKTAQNHPMLVELKNGETYNGHLVSCDNWMNINLREVICTSRDGDKFWRMPECYIRGSTIKYLRIPDEIIDMVKEEVVSKGRGRGGMQQNKQQGKGRGGGVGRGLFGGRGRGMPGAGRGQQQQQQQQQQQQQDKKPGKPQGMKNQH, translated from the exons ATG ctccctctctctttgctgAAGACGGCTCAGAACCACCCAATG CTGGTGGAGTTGAAGAATGGCGAGACATACAATGGTCACCTGGTTAGCTGCGACAACTGGATGAACATCAACCTGAGAGAGGTCATTTGCACGTCAAGG GATGGAGATAAATTCTGGAGGATGCCTGAATGCTACATCAGGGGAAGCACCATCAAGTATCTGCGAATCCCTGATGAGATAATCGATATGGTGAAGGAGGAGGTAGTGTCGAAGGGACGAGGCCGTGGGGGCATGCAGCAGAATAAACAGCAGGGCAAGGGCCGAGGAGGTGGAGTCGGTAGAG GTTTATTTGGCGGTCGTGGCAGAGGCATGCCTGGTGCAGGCcgtgggcagcagcagcagcagcagcaacagcagcagcagcagcaggacaaGAAGCCTGGCAAACCCCAAGGAATGAAGAACCAGCACTAA